Proteins encoded together in one Salmo trutta chromosome 3, fSalTru1.1, whole genome shotgun sequence window:
- the mchr2b gene encoding melanin concentrating hormone receptor 2b produces the protein MIINSSDIFCNYKEVSNFTNNSSCVNKTQSSPSFIDLATFMHIFPSIYGILCTIGVIANGLVIYAVATCKKKIVSDIYVLNLAVADMLFLLVMPFNIHQLVRDRQWVFGNFMCKAVVVVDVSNQFTTVGIVTVLCIDRYIAIVHPSSDKRTIQWTIIINILVWVGSFLLTVPVMIYAMVVRKSDLEICMMFLDGPEDMYWYTLYQSILGFIFPLIIISTFYSLTLYHVFRSIRRVKRKQSVWAKRATKTVVMVIALFLVCWSPYHVIQVINLSNNRPTNTFVYVYNITICLSYSHSCINPLMLLIFAQNYRERLSHRKDLRSSQQNSSKTTVIKTDSSSVSTDPNYRCTVI, from the exons ATGATTATAAATAGCTCGGACATATTTTGTAATTACAAAGAAGTAAGTAACTTCACCAACAACTCGTCATGTGTGAACAAGACTCAATCCTCACCCAGCTTCATCGACCTGGCGACTTTCATGCACATATTCCCGTCCATATACGGCATCCTGTGTACAATAGGAGTGATCGCCAACGGTTTGGTGATATACGCAGTGGCGACATGTAAGAAAAAGATTGTCTCGGACATCTACGTGCTGAACTTGGCCGTCGCAGATATGCTCTTCTTGTTGGTGATGCCCTTCAACATTCACCAGCTGGTCCGGGACAGACAGTGGGTGTTCGGGAACttcatgtgcaaagctgtcgtggTGGTGGATGTAAGTAACCAGTTTACTACCGTGGGGATTGTAACGGTGCTATGTATTGACAG ATACATTGCCATCGTCCACCCCAGCTCAGACAAGCGGACAATCCAGTGgaccatcatcatcaacatcctGGTGTGGGTTGGCAGCTTCCTGCTCACCGTGCCCGTCATGATCTACGCCATGGTGGTGAGGAAGAGCGACTTGGAGATATGCATGATGTTCCTAGACGGGCCTGAGGACATGTACTGGTACACTCTCTACCAGTCCATCCTGGGCTTCATCTTCCCTCTTATCATCATCTCCACCTTCTACTCCCTCACCCTTTACCACGTCTTCAGATCCATCCGCCGAGTCAAGCGTAAACAGTCTGTCTGGGCGAAGCGCGCCACCAAGACCGTGGTGATGGTCATTGCTCTCTTCCTGGTGTGCTGGAGCCCGTATCACGTGATCCAGGTGATTAACTTGAGCAACAACAGGCCAACCAACACCTTTGTGTATGTCTACAACATCACGATCTGTCTGAGTTACTCCCACAGCTGCATCAACCCTCTGATGCTGCTCATCTTCGCTCAGAACTACCGCGAGCGTCTCAGTCACAGGAAGGATTTGAGGAGTTCGCAGCAGAACTCCTCCAAGACCACTGTGATCAAGACAGACAGCTCCAGTGTGTCCACCGACCCAAACTACCGCTGCACTGTCATCTAA